From a region of the Lactuca sativa cultivar Salinas chromosome 4, Lsat_Salinas_v11, whole genome shotgun sequence genome:
- the LOC111910736 gene encoding probable rhamnogalacturonate lyase B isoform X1: protein MGKKKEMLLATRILVFAVLEFFIYTADCKRSVSTKKGLRSNSEGSVLYPPVQLHINDDQVVVDNGIFSISILSPEGTVTSINYNGIDNILNDHNGINDRGYWDVNWSDPFDSKDNLDKLAGDELDVVVNNENQVELSFKRHWMFSRKNSHVSLNIDKRFIILRGTSGFYSYGIFDRPKGWPDVDVYQGRIVFKLQERLFRYMAVSDERQRVMPTSEDRKRGEPLDYPEAVLLTHPSNSLLKGEVDDKYQYSTENKDNRVHGWMCSDPPVGFWMITPSNEFRTAGPVKQDLTSHAGPVTLSMFFSTHYAGIDLGMKFREGEPWKKVFGPVFIYLNSVTTEDNPLSLWSDAKEEMLIQTESWPYEFPNSLDFLRAQQRGLVTGRLFVRDVELARASFAYIGLAPPGTLGSWQQENKGYQFWTQTDSEGYFEIKNVRPGSYNLYAWVPGYIGDYMYNSVVNVLEGSRIRMGILVYEPPRNGPTIWEIGVPDRTAAEFYVPEPNPTLMNNLYANQRTESFRQYGLWERYTELYPYRDLVYRVGVNEYQTDWFFAHVTRNVGNKTYLPTTWTIFFDLEDVGSTGNYTIQLALASATVSELQVRINDPRGVLPFFTTGLIGKDNAIARHGIHGLYWLYSINVLSSQLRVGRNALYLTQARGLGPFRGVMYDYIRLEGPPQSYN, encoded by the exons ATGGGAAAGAAGAAGGAAATGTTGTTAGCAACAAGAATATTAGTTTTTGCTGTTCTTGAGTTCTTCATCTATACTGCTGACTGCAAACGCTCAGTCTCTACAAA AAAGGGTTTAAGGAGCAATTCAGAAGGTTCGGTATTATATCCTCCGGTGCAATTGCATATCAACGATGATCAA GTGGTAGTTGACAATGGCATTTTTAGCATCAGCATTTTGAGTCCTGAAGGCACAGTCACCAGTATAAACTATAATGGAATTGACAATATCTTAAATGATCACAATGGAATCAATGATCGAGG ATATTGGGATGTGAATTGGAGTGATCCATTTGATTCGAAGGATAATTTGGACAA ACTTGCAGGCGATGAGTTAGATGTTGTAGTGAACAACGAGAATCAAGTGGAACTATCATTCAAACGACATTGGATGTTTTCTCGGAAAAACAGCCATGTTTCCTTGAATATTGACAAAAG gttTATTATCCTACGAGGAACAAGCGGCTTCTACTCTTATGGGATTTTCGATCGTCCAAAAGGATGGCCCGATGTCGATGTCTACCAAGGTCGGATCGTGTTCAAGCTTCAAGAAAGATT GTTTCGATATATGGCTGTTTCGGATGAAAGGCAAAGGGTTATGCCTACTTCTGAAGATCGAAAGAGGGGTGAACCTCTAGACTACCCTGAAGCTGTACTTTTGACCCATCCTTCCAATTCTCTTCTCAAGGGAGAG gTGGACGACAAATACCAATACTCAACTGAAAATAAAGACAACCGGGTTCACGGTTGGATGTGTTCCGACCCGCCTGTTGGGTTTTGGATGATCACTCCAAGTAATGAGTTCCGTACAGCTGGCCCGGTCAAGCAAGATCTCACATCTCATGCGGGGCCCGTTACTCTATCG ATGTTTTTTAGCACACATTATGCCGGGATTGATTTAGGAATGAAATTTCGAGAGGGTGAGCCATGGAAAAAGGTTTTTGGACCCGTGTTTATATATCTCAACTCGGTAACAACGGAAGATAACCCTCTTTCGCTTTGGTCTGATGCTAAAGAAGAG ATGCTCATACAAACCGAGAGTTGGCCATATGAATTCCCAAACTCTTTGGACTTTCTTCGTGCCCAGCAACGTGGTCTAGTAACTGGAAGACTATTCGTCCGTGATGTAGAGTTGGCTCGTGCTAGCTTTGCCTACATTGGCTTGGCTCCACCTGGTACTCTAGGATCATGGCAACAAGAAAACAAG GGTTATCAGTTTTGGACTCAAACTGACAGTGAAGGTTACTTCGAAATCAAAAATGTCCGCCCTGGTTCCTATAACTTGTATGCTTGGGTTCCTGGGTATATCGGGGATTACATGTACAACTCAGTCGTCAATGTCTTGGAAG GAAGTAGAATCAGAATGGGTATCCTTGTATACGAACCACCAAGAAATGGTCCTACAATCTGGGAAATCGGTGTCCCAGATCGAACAGCAGCTGAGTTCTACGTGCCTGAACCAAACCCAACCCTTATGAACAACTTATATGCGAACCAAAGAACAGAATC GTTTAGGCAATATGGCTTATGGGAACGTTACACGGAGCTCTACCCTTATCGGGATTTGGTCTACAGGGTTGGTGTTAACGAATATCAAACAGATTGGTTTTTTGCTCATGTAACTAGAAACGTGGGAAATAAGACATACCTTCCGACTACTTGGACCATTTTCTTTGATCTTGAAGATGTTGGATCTACTGGGAACTATACAATTCAACTAGCATTAGCATCAGCTACAGTTTCAGAATTGCAA GTTCGGATCAATGACCCAAGAGGGGTCTTGCCTTTCTTTACAACAGGGCTTATTGGGAAGGATAATGCGATTGCACGACATGGGATTCATGGGCTATATTGGCTGTATAGTATCAATGTTTTGTCTTCTCAACTTCGAGTAGGCAGGAACGCATTGTATTTAACACAAGCAAGAGGCTTGGGTCCTTTTAGAGGAGTCATGTATGATTATATTCGTCTAGAAGGGCCCCCTCAGTCATACAACTGA
- the LOC111910736 gene encoding probable rhamnogalacturonate lyase B isoform X2, with translation MFPLTLFFTNTQKIILSLVVLFLKGLRSNSEGSVLYPPVQLHINDDQVVVDNGIFSISILSPEGTVTSINYNGIDNILNDHNGINDRGYWDVNWSDPFDSKDNLDKLAGDELDVVVNNENQVELSFKRHWMFSRKNSHVSLNIDKRFIILRGTSGFYSYGIFDRPKGWPDVDVYQGRIVFKLQERLFRYMAVSDERQRVMPTSEDRKRGEPLDYPEAVLLTHPSNSLLKGEVDDKYQYSTENKDNRVHGWMCSDPPVGFWMITPSNEFRTAGPVKQDLTSHAGPVTLSMFFSTHYAGIDLGMKFREGEPWKKVFGPVFIYLNSVTTEDNPLSLWSDAKEEMLIQTESWPYEFPNSLDFLRAQQRGLVTGRLFVRDVELARASFAYIGLAPPGTLGSWQQENKGYQFWTQTDSEGYFEIKNVRPGSYNLYAWVPGYIGDYMYNSVVNVLEGSRIRMGILVYEPPRNGPTIWEIGVPDRTAAEFYVPEPNPTLMNNLYANQRTESFRQYGLWERYTELYPYRDLVYRVGVNEYQTDWFFAHVTRNVGNKTYLPTTWTIFFDLEDVGSTGNYTIQLALASATVSELQVRINDPRGVLPFFTTGLIGKDNAIARHGIHGLYWLYSINVLSSQLRVGRNALYLTQARGLGPFRGVMYDYIRLEGPPQSYN, from the exons ATGTTTCCACTCACCTTGTTCTTCACCAACACACAAAAAATTATATTATCATTGGTCGTGTTATTTTT AAAGGGTTTAAGGAGCAATTCAGAAGGTTCGGTATTATATCCTCCGGTGCAATTGCATATCAACGATGATCAA GTGGTAGTTGACAATGGCATTTTTAGCATCAGCATTTTGAGTCCTGAAGGCACAGTCACCAGTATAAACTATAATGGAATTGACAATATCTTAAATGATCACAATGGAATCAATGATCGAGG ATATTGGGATGTGAATTGGAGTGATCCATTTGATTCGAAGGATAATTTGGACAA ACTTGCAGGCGATGAGTTAGATGTTGTAGTGAACAACGAGAATCAAGTGGAACTATCATTCAAACGACATTGGATGTTTTCTCGGAAAAACAGCCATGTTTCCTTGAATATTGACAAAAG gttTATTATCCTACGAGGAACAAGCGGCTTCTACTCTTATGGGATTTTCGATCGTCCAAAAGGATGGCCCGATGTCGATGTCTACCAAGGTCGGATCGTGTTCAAGCTTCAAGAAAGATT GTTTCGATATATGGCTGTTTCGGATGAAAGGCAAAGGGTTATGCCTACTTCTGAAGATCGAAAGAGGGGTGAACCTCTAGACTACCCTGAAGCTGTACTTTTGACCCATCCTTCCAATTCTCTTCTCAAGGGAGAG gTGGACGACAAATACCAATACTCAACTGAAAATAAAGACAACCGGGTTCACGGTTGGATGTGTTCCGACCCGCCTGTTGGGTTTTGGATGATCACTCCAAGTAATGAGTTCCGTACAGCTGGCCCGGTCAAGCAAGATCTCACATCTCATGCGGGGCCCGTTACTCTATCG ATGTTTTTTAGCACACATTATGCCGGGATTGATTTAGGAATGAAATTTCGAGAGGGTGAGCCATGGAAAAAGGTTTTTGGACCCGTGTTTATATATCTCAACTCGGTAACAACGGAAGATAACCCTCTTTCGCTTTGGTCTGATGCTAAAGAAGAG ATGCTCATACAAACCGAGAGTTGGCCATATGAATTCCCAAACTCTTTGGACTTTCTTCGTGCCCAGCAACGTGGTCTAGTAACTGGAAGACTATTCGTCCGTGATGTAGAGTTGGCTCGTGCTAGCTTTGCCTACATTGGCTTGGCTCCACCTGGTACTCTAGGATCATGGCAACAAGAAAACAAG GGTTATCAGTTTTGGACTCAAACTGACAGTGAAGGTTACTTCGAAATCAAAAATGTCCGCCCTGGTTCCTATAACTTGTATGCTTGGGTTCCTGGGTATATCGGGGATTACATGTACAACTCAGTCGTCAATGTCTTGGAAG GAAGTAGAATCAGAATGGGTATCCTTGTATACGAACCACCAAGAAATGGTCCTACAATCTGGGAAATCGGTGTCCCAGATCGAACAGCAGCTGAGTTCTACGTGCCTGAACCAAACCCAACCCTTATGAACAACTTATATGCGAACCAAAGAACAGAATC GTTTAGGCAATATGGCTTATGGGAACGTTACACGGAGCTCTACCCTTATCGGGATTTGGTCTACAGGGTTGGTGTTAACGAATATCAAACAGATTGGTTTTTTGCTCATGTAACTAGAAACGTGGGAAATAAGACATACCTTCCGACTACTTGGACCATTTTCTTTGATCTTGAAGATGTTGGATCTACTGGGAACTATACAATTCAACTAGCATTAGCATCAGCTACAGTTTCAGAATTGCAA GTTCGGATCAATGACCCAAGAGGGGTCTTGCCTTTCTTTACAACAGGGCTTATTGGGAAGGATAATGCGATTGCACGACATGGGATTCATGGGCTATATTGGCTGTATAGTATCAATGTTTTGTCTTCTCAACTTCGAGTAGGCAGGAACGCATTGTATTTAACACAAGCAAGAGGCTTGGGTCCTTTTAGAGGAGTCATGTATGATTATATTCGTCTAGAAGGGCCCCCTCAGTCATACAACTGA